In Blautia sp. SC05B48, a single genomic region encodes these proteins:
- the nikC gene encoding nickel transporter permease has product MSGKNNITVRKQKIRKNHTKAKLVFFLVLTALLLFVAAFAKYLCPYDPYAQDLALAQKPPGPEHLLGTDRYGRDMLSRVIIGSTTSIYATLLLVAVITVVGTAIGIFCGWKGGKADTVLMRISDLFLAFPGLVFALAVAGVLGGGIQNAIIALAVISWPKFARLARGLTLTQKDSAYLMAAKLSGSSTGKLLLKHILPNIAGPILVTSVLDIGTMMMELAGLSFLGLGVKPPMAEWGSMINDGRSMLQISPWMVLAPGMAIFITVMIFNLLGDTIRDYMDPKERNRRKG; this is encoded by the coding sequence ATGAGTGGAAAAAATAATATCACAGTCCGGAAACAGAAGATCCGGAAAAATCATACAAAAGCAAAGCTTGTCTTTTTTCTTGTGCTCACAGCATTGCTTCTGTTTGTAGCGGCATTTGCAAAATATCTCTGTCCTTATGATCCTTATGCCCAGGATCTGGCACTTGCCCAGAAACCGCCGGGACCGGAGCATCTGCTCGGGACAGACCGTTATGGAAGAGATATGCTTTCCCGTGTGATCATAGGAAGCACGACCAGTATTTATGCAACGCTGCTCCTGGTTGCGGTGATCACTGTGGTGGGAACGGCTATTGGTATTTTCTGTGGCTGGAAGGGCGGCAAAGCCGATACCGTTCTGATGCGTATCTCCGATCTGTTCCTGGCTTTTCCGGGACTGGTATTTGCCCTGGCAGTAGCAGGTGTTCTGGGAGGCGGTATCCAGAATGCCATCATTGCCCTGGCGGTGATCAGCTGGCCGAAGTTTGCAAGACTTGCCAGAGGGCTTACTCTGACTCAGAAGGACTCTGCATATCTTATGGCGGCAAAGCTTTCCGGAAGCAGTACAGGAAAGCTTCTGCTCAAACATATCCTTCCAAATATTGCAGGCCCCATACTTGTTACGTCAGTTCTTGATATCGGAACCATGATGATGGAGCTGGCAGGACTTTCCTTTCTCGGACTTGGTGTAAAGCCTCCAATGGCAGAATGGGGAAGTATGATCAACGATGGAAGAAGTATGCTGCAGATTTCACCGTGGATGGTACTTGCGCCGGGAATGGCGATTTTTATTACGGTAATGATCTTTAATCTTCTGGGAGATACGATCCGGGATTATATGGATCCGAAGGAACGAAACAGGAGAAAAGGATAA
- the nikB gene encoding nickel ABC transporter permease — translation MGKYIIKRLLQLIPVLIGITFLSFAMMRLAGGDAVTYMYENAGSAVSQEVIDNAKAEYGLDKPFLVQYAAWFAGMVTGDMGESYVSHRDVYETFISKLPATMMLTLSSILLTIVLAIPLGILSAVKHNKWVDYLIRFLSFIGNSMPNFFAAMVLMYFLSIRLGVLPVVTNADLGQSIILPTLTLAISMAAKYTRQVRATVLEELNKDYVTGARARGIRSRVIIWKSVMKASMLTIITLLALSIGNLLGGTAIVENIFMWDGVGKLAVDAITMRDYPIIQAYVAWMAVIYVLVNLVTDIIYHYLDPRVRLGGDRA, via the coding sequence ATGGGAAAATATATAATAAAACGGTTGCTGCAGCTGATCCCGGTCCTGATCGGGATCACATTTCTTTCTTTTGCCATGATGCGGCTTGCCGGCGGAGATGCAGTAACTTATATGTATGAAAATGCAGGCTCTGCAGTATCCCAGGAGGTCATTGATAATGCGAAGGCAGAATATGGCCTTGATAAACCATTCCTTGTACAATATGCTGCCTGGTTTGCGGGAATGGTAACCGGAGATATGGGAGAGAGCTATGTGTCTCACAGAGATGTCTATGAAACCTTTATTTCAAAGCTTCCGGCAACGATGATGCTGACTCTGTCATCGATCCTTCTTACAATTGTTCTTGCGATCCCGTTGGGAATCCTGTCAGCAGTAAAGCACAACAAATGGGTAGATTATCTGATAAGATTTTTAAGCTTTATCGGCAATTCCATGCCGAATTTTTTTGCTGCCATGGTGCTGATGTATTTTCTGTCCATCAGGCTGGGCGTTTTGCCGGTAGTCACAAATGCAGATCTCGGACAGAGTATTATTCTGCCGACACTGACACTGGCAATCTCCATGGCTGCAAAATATACCAGACAGGTGCGTGCCACGGTTCTGGAAGAACTGAATAAGGATTATGTGACCGGAGCCCGGGCAAGAGGGATCCGCAGTCGTGTGATCATCTGGAAGAGTGTAATGAAGGCTTCCATGCTGACGATCATCACACTGCTGGCGCTGTCCATCGGTAATCTTCTGGGAGGAACTGCCATTGTGGAAAATATCTTTATGTGGGATGGTGTCGGAAAACTGGCGGTAGATGCGATCACCATGCGTGACTATCCGATCATCCAGGCCTATGTGGCATGGATGGCGGTCATTTATGTTCTGGTAAATCTGGTGACAGATATTATTTACCACTATCTGGATCCGAGAGTACGACTTGGAGGTGACAGAGCATGA
- a CDS encoding dipeptide ABC transporter ATP-binding protein: MELKNYSVSFDTPDGEVQAVRNVDLTVKKGEILCIVGESGCGKTVMCRSVMKLLPPNAHVKSGEISLCGENITAYKRKKMEKLCGSKVSMVFQDPMLTLNPTIPVGKQITEAIIKNQKVSRDEAKKRAVEMLKLVGIPDAEQRYGLQPHFFSGGMRQRCVLAIALACDPEILFADEATTALDATVEAKILDLLLELREKTGISIVFISHDLGAVARIADRVAVMYAGKIIEIGTAEDVYYDPRHPYTWGLLSSLPVFAGEKGELNPIPGMPPSLLDPPPGDAFAVRNPQALAIDYEQTPPMFKVSDTHYAATWLLDERAPKIEKPSILKDRLQENSGRKQKPDKKEASFLQKTEQKQASVLIEARNLKQHFRIRSDYTIHAVDDVSFSIREGEIMALVGETGCGKSTTARTLAGIYRPTGGEIFYQGERVPDKKDPFGMRKKMQTEIQMIFQDSGAALNPRMSIRQIMLEPVKISRRIRDREMLENRLREILKETGLDESILSKKPGELSGGQRQRVAIGRSLLMEPRLIIADEPIASLDISIQAQIVMLFKKLQQEKRFSFLFIAHDLSMVRFLSDTTGVMKNGKLVEMAPTKELFENPQHPYTQSLLSAIHIPDPLEERKRRLIEYEEPQSLGEGWKELSACHCVRI, encoded by the coding sequence TTTGTATCGTAGGTGAGTCCGGATGTGGAAAAACCGTTATGTGCCGTAGTGTGATGAAGCTTCTGCCACCGAATGCACATGTAAAAAGCGGAGAGATTAGTCTCTGCGGAGAGAATATCACAGCTTATAAGAGAAAAAAAATGGAAAAGCTGTGCGGAAGCAAGGTAAGTATGGTGTTCCAGGACCCTATGCTGACGCTGAATCCGACGATCCCGGTTGGCAAACAGATCACAGAGGCTATCATCAAAAATCAGAAAGTATCCAGGGATGAGGCGAAAAAAAGAGCTGTGGAAATGCTGAAGCTGGTAGGGATTCCGGATGCAGAACAGCGCTATGGCCTGCAACCTCATTTTTTTTCCGGAGGAATGCGTCAGCGTTGTGTGCTGGCTATTGCACTGGCCTGTGATCCGGAAATATTATTTGCCGATGAGGCGACTACAGCATTGGATGCAACCGTGGAAGCAAAGATTCTGGATCTGCTTCTTGAGCTGAGAGAAAAAACAGGGATCAGTATTGTGTTCATATCTCATGATCTGGGAGCTGTTGCAAGGATCGCAGACAGAGTTGCAGTTATGTATGCAGGAAAGATCATTGAGATCGGGACAGCGGAAGATGTTTATTATGATCCCCGGCATCCTTATACCTGGGGACTTCTGTCTTCTCTGCCTGTATTTGCAGGTGAAAAAGGGGAGCTGAATCCGATCCCCGGAATGCCGCCCTCTCTTTTGGATCCTCCGCCGGGAGATGCGTTTGCCGTTCGGAATCCCCAGGCACTGGCAATCGATTATGAACAGACTCCTCCGATGTTTAAGGTCAGTGATACGCATTATGCAGCCACATGGCTTCTGGATGAAAGAGCTCCGAAAATAGAAAAGCCCTCCATTTTGAAGGACAGATTACAGGAAAACAGCGGCCGTAAACAGAAACCGGATAAAAAGGAAGCGTCATTTTTACAGAAAACAGAACAGAAACAGGCGTCTGTACTGATTGAAGCCAGAAATCTGAAGCAGCATTTCCGTATCCGTTCCGATTATACGATCCATGCAGTGGATGATGTTTCCTTCAGCATCCGGGAAGGTGAGATCATGGCACTGGTGGGTGAGACCGGCTGCGGGAAATCTACGACAGCCAGAACGCTTGCAGGAATCTACCGGCCTACAGGCGGGGAGATCTTTTATCAGGGAGAAAGAGTGCCGGATAAAAAGGATCCTTTCGGAATGCGGAAGAAAATGCAGACGGAGATCCAGATGATCTTTCAGGATTCGGGCGCTGCATTGAATCCCCGAATGAGCATACGGCAGATCATGCTGGAGCCTGTAAAGATCAGCCGCAGGATCCGTGACAGAGAAATGCTGGAGAACAGGCTTCGGGAAATCCTGAAGGAGACAGGACTGGATGAAAGTATTCTGTCGAAAAAGCCGGGAGAGCTTTCCGGTGGACAGAGACAGAGAGTTGCCATAGGAAGAAGCCTTCTCATGGAACCACGTCTTATCATTGCAGATGAACCCATCGCATCGTTGGACATTTCTATCCAGGCACAGATCGTCATGCTTTTTAAAAAGCTTCAGCAGGAAAAAAGATTTTCGTTTCTTTTTATTGCCCATGATCTGTCCATGGTACGTTTTTTAAGTGATACAACCGGTGTGATGAAAAACGGAAAGCTGGTAGAAATGGCACCTACAAAAGAGCTTTTTGAAAATCCGCAGCATCCTTATACACAGTCCCTGCTTTCTGCGATCCATATCCCGGATCCGCTGGAAGAGAGAAAACGGAGGCTGATCGAGTATGAAGAGCCACAGTCTCTTGGAGAGGGCTGGAAAGAATTATCCGCATGTCACTGTGTGAGAATATAA